A single region of the Abditibacteriota bacterium genome encodes:
- a CDS encoding 5-methylcytosine-specific restriction endonuclease system specificity protein McrC (McrC protein together with McrB forms the McrBC restriction system; recognizes N4- and C5-methylcytosine (and 5-hydroxy-methylcytosines); appears to act against 5-methylcytosine preceded by a purine residue; MrcC modulates the specificty of McrB and has DNA cleavage activity), whose amino-acid sequence MLAYAFDELNKKDYQILGTEPFKNHADLCAELISISVTSLLRRGLGRDYIVYSEPLSILRGRIDISESIQTRSLFKRRLVCVYDEFSVNSYMNCIIKTAILWLLRKGVNVEEKRKKRLRDLLFFFNEAEELDVSTINWRLQYNRNNKIYELIIFFCGLVLRDLLQKQGDGSAYLEDYFGQKQLFRLYEKFILNYYAKEYRDQGITARSPRIKWVLDDEDDTKLLPSMQSDIVLSKGNKILIIDAKFYYSILLSNIGGQKIRSAHLYQIFTYVKNKAYESADYDVSGMLLYAKTDEQILPDESYNMSGNSIAVKTLDLNCNFLEIKKQLEAIAEKYFGSLVVQG is encoded by the coding sequence ATGCTTGCCTATGCATTTGATGAACTGAATAAAAAGGACTATCAGATCTTAGGAACAGAGCCATTTAAAAACCACGCGGATCTATGCGCCGAGCTGATTTCTATCAGCGTGACGAGTCTATTGCGCCGCGGACTTGGCAGAGACTATATCGTGTACTCCGAGCCACTATCGATCTTGCGGGGGCGCATAGACATTTCGGAGTCTATACAGACAAGGAGCTTGTTTAAAAGGCGGTTAGTTTGCGTGTATGACGAGTTTTCAGTAAACTCTTATATGAACTGCATCATCAAGACTGCTATTCTGTGGCTGCTTCGCAAGGGAGTGAATGTTGAAGAAAAACGAAAGAAGAGACTGCGCGATCTACTGTTTTTCTTTAATGAAGCAGAAGAGCTTGATGTCAGCACAATCAATTGGAGACTCCAATACAATCGCAACAACAAGATCTACGAGCTGATCATTTTCTTTTGCGGTCTGGTTTTGAGGGATTTGCTCCAGAAACAAGGGGACGGTTCTGCCTATCTGGAAGATTATTTCGGACAAAAGCAGCTATTCCGACTTTACGAGAAGTTTATTCTGAACTATTATGCCAAAGAATACAGGGATCAAGGGATCACAGCCAGATCGCCCAGAATAAAATGGGTTCTTGACGACGAAGATGACACAAAACTGCTTCCCAGCATGCAGTCTGATATAGTGCTTAGCAAGGGCAACAAGATACTTATTATCGACGCCAAGTTTTACTATTCTATTCTGTTGTCGAACATAGGCGGCCAAAAGATACGCTCTGCTCATCTGTACCAGATTTTTACATATGTAAAAAATAAGGCATACGAAAGTGCTGATTACGATGTGTCCGGAATGCTGCTGTATGCCAAGACCGACGAGCAAATACTGCCTGATGAATCGTATAACATGAGTGGCAACAGTATAGCCGTAAAGACTCTGGATCTGAATTGTAATTTCTTAGAAATAAAAAAGCAGCTGGAAGCCATTGCCGAGAAGTATTTCGGATCATTGGTGGTGCAGGGATAG